Part of the Bacillota bacterium genome is shown below.
CGGGGAGGGGCCCTATCTTAATAGACGGCTCGGAGCCGGGTCGCGGACAAGCCCAAGGAGAGCCTCGTCATATCCTGCCCGCGCCGTCTATTCTTTTCCGGGATCGGTCGCCTCCTTCGGCGGGGTCGTCGGCTGGGACGGCTGGGGCGCGGGCTGGGCGGCCGGGGCGGCCGTCCGGTTCAAGGCCGTCCCGCAGTATGGGCAGGCCCGCCAATCGGGGCGGGCACCCCGGTGGCAGACCGGACAAACCGGCCAATCATCTCGGTGGAGCCGGTAGCCACGACCCCATATGGCGTAGACGGCTAGGGCGATCAGGCCCAACGGGAAGAGGGTTCCCAGGGGGCCAAAGCCGAAGCCCATCATCCCCGGCCACATCATCCCGCGGCCATGCATCTCGTAGAAGCCACCCCGGGCAGACGGCCCGAAGCCAGGTCCGTCGGCGGCGAGTCGCCAGATGCCAAAGCCAACCGAAGCCATCATGGCCAGCCCGAGCAGGACCAGGCAGACCACGCCAACCCAGAACCAAGGACGGCGATGCATATTTTCAGACCTCCGGTATCGATCGGATTGAGCAAGTCCAATTATAGCCTCGTGATTTCAAGAAATGATTAAGGCTAAGTTAACGGTTCTAGTAACCAAACCGCGCCCCCGCTCGAACCCTGCTATAATAATGCCGAGGTGGCCAGGGTGAAAAATCGGCGAACGTCCCGCAGGACGGCCTCGGAGGCGGCGGTCTCAGTGAGCCTGATTGGCCTCTTCGGCCTGGTCATCTTAGCGAGCCTGATCGTCTTGACCGCCGCGGGGGGGTGTCACCGGGTGGCCCAGCCCCGACTGACGATCTCAGCCGCGGCCAGCCTCCGGGGAGCCCTGACCGAAGCCGCCGAGGCCTATCGGTCGGGACGCCCGCGAATCTCGCTGTCCTTCAACTTCGCCGGCTCTGGCACCCTCGAGCAGCAGATCATCGAGGGCGCGCCGGTCGACCTCTTCATCTCCGCCGGGACCCGCGAGATGGACGCCCTCGCGGCACGCGGGTTGATCGACGCGGCGAGCCGCCGCGATCTCTTGGCGAACCGCCTCGTCCTGGTCGCGGCGGCGTCGGCGGCCGCTCCGGCCGCGGCCAAGTCGCCGTTGCAAGGCTGGCCTGACCTGGCCGCTCCGGCCGTCCGCCGGGTGGCGATGGGGTTTCCGGAAACGGTCCCCGCCGGCGAGTACGGTAAACAGGTCCTTGAATCCCTCGGCCTCTGGGCGGGACTCCAGGGTAAGCTGATCTTAGCCAAGGACGTCACCCAGGTGGTCACCTACGTCAAGACCGGCGACGTCGACGCGGGCATCGTCTATGCTTCCGATGCCCGCGACCCGGCTCTGAGGGTCGTCGCCGAGGCCCCGCCGGGGAGCCACAGCCCCATCGTCTACCCGGCGGCGGTGGTCAAGTCCTCCCGGCAACAGCGGGCGAGCCGGGAATTCCTGTCCTTCCTGAGCGAACCGGAGGGACAGGCCATCTTCGCCAAGTACGGATTCACCGCGAAACCCGACTGAACGGAGGTCGGCCCTTTGCCCGGATGGGTCTCCCCACTCCTACTGTCGATCCGCATCGCCATCGTCTCCACCGCGGCCGTCTTCGCCCTCGGGACCCTGGCCGCCTGGGCCTCGGTCAAGCGCACCTGGCCGGGGCGAGCCGCGGCCGACGTCCTCTTCACCCTGCCCCTGGTCCTCCCGCCGACGGTCACCGGGTACATCCTGCTGCTGCTCATGGGGTCACGTGGTCCCCTCGGCCGTTGGCTTGGGCTCCTCGGGATCAACCCCATCTTCACCTGGGGGGCGGCGGTCATCGCTTCGGCCGTGGTCGCCTTCCCGCTGATGTACAACTCGGCCAAGGTCGGGTTCCAGGGAGTCGACGAGGTCTACGAGGCCGCCGCCCGGACTCTCGGCGCGTCCGAGGGGCGGGTCTTCTTCACCGTCACCCTGCCCCTGGCTTGGCCGGGGCTCCTGGCCGGCACGGTCCTGTCCTTCACCCGGGCCTTGGGTGAGTTCGGGGCGACCCTGATGGTCGCCGGGAGCATCCCCGGCCGGACCGAGACCATGCCGGTGGCCATCTTCATGGCCACCGAAGCCGGCGACACCAAGACGGCGGGCGTCCTGACGGCCATCCTGCTGGCCTTCGGGCTGGTCACCGTGGGGCTCAGCCGAAGCTGGTCGACCCGCCGCTACGAGCGGCGGAAGAACCTCAGGAGGGTCTAGCCATGCTCACGGCCCGCGTCCGCAAGCGGCTGCCCGACTACACCCTCGACATCGACTTCACCTTCGATCAAGGCACCCTGGTCGTCTGCGGGCCGTCGGGGGCCGGAAAGACCACTCTCCTGGATTGCCTGGCCGGACTGACCCGACCCGACGAGGGCCACATCGAGTTCGACGGGAGGGATCTCTACGACTCGGCCACGGGCGTGAACGTCCCGCCACGCCTGCGCCGGATCGGCTATGTCTTTCAGGACTACGCCCTCTTCCCGCACCTGACGGTCGGCCAGAACTTGCGCTATGGGCTGCCCGGGAACGTGAGGGCCGGGGGCGAGGACATCCTTAAGGCCTTCGGCCTGGCTCACTTGACGAACCGGTACCCTTCCCAACTCTCGGGGGGAGAGAAGCAACGGCTGGCCCTGGCCCGCTCGCTGGTCGCCCGACCGAAGCTGCTCCTGCTGGACGAGCCCTGGTCGGCCCTGGACGAGGAAACCCGCGACGCCGTCCGCTCCGAGGTCCTGGAAGCCCAAAGGAGTTGGGACATACCTTTCATCCTGGTGACCCACGATCGGCAGGAGGCCAAGGCGATCGGGCAGGCCGTCATGTCGCTTGACCGTGGGAGGGCCGCCTGGCTCTGAGCGGGCGGACCGGGGAAAGGCAAGGCAGCCGAAGGGTTTGATCCCCTCGGCTACGCTGGTTCTTAAGGCGGCCCGGTCGCCCCGGGCCCTCTGCCCTACTCGACGAACCTACTCGACAAGGTAACCCACCCCGAAGACGCCCGGCCCGGTGTGGGCGCCCATCACCGGGGTGAAATCGGTCAGGTAGCACTCGGCCGGGCTGAACCGCTCGCGGACCATTCCCTTTCCGCGTCCCGCTCGATCCTCCCCAGCATGACCTCCATGGCCTGGTCGTTGCCACGGGCCACCCCGGCCGGGACGACGTCACCGTGGCGGAACTTGATCAGCGGTTTGAGACCGGCCGCCTCGGCGGCGAGATTGCCGCCTGGATGTCCCGAGCGGAAAATGGAAGCCCGGCCGAAGCCTTCGCTTCAGCCGGGCCTTTCATCATCGAGAACTCACCCGTCGAGTCTGACTGGCCTGCTCCGCTGGTTCAAGATCCGCTTGCTCAGGTCGACCGGACTGATGAAGAAGGAGAACGGCCGCCGCCGGGCCAGGCGGGCGATCACGGCCAGCGACAATTGGACGGTCGGCCCGACCAGGATGGCGCTGACCAGCGTCCCCAGGCCCAGCGGCCCGCCCAGCCGCCACCCGGCCAGGGACACGGTGAGGTCAACCCCGTTGCGGATCAGACCGACGGGCAGGCCGGACTTGCGGGTGAGGCCGACCATCAACCCATCCCGGGGTCCGATGCCCAGACCCGAGCTGATGTACAACGCTGTGCCCACACCGTAAAGGAGGACGCCGGCTAGAAGGGAGGCGGCGCGGGCGGGGAGCGACACAGGGTCGGGGACGGCTCTCAGGAGGAATTGAACCACCGGGCCGACGGTGAGGATGTTCAGGACCGTGCCGAAGGTCGGCGGGACGCCGAGGGCCGTATCGATGAGGATGACGACCAGCCCGGTCGCCTGGAAGATGATGGCCAGCGGCACGTGTATCCGCCCGCTGACGCCGACGTGAAAGACGTCCCACGGCGAGGCTCCCAGCCCGGACTGAATGCAGAGGGTCGCCCCGGCGGCGAAGGTGACGATGCTGAGATAGAACCAGATCAGTCGGAGAGCGGCTTTAGCGGTGACAGTCTTGGTGGGCAGGGCGATTGGAGGGCGCATTAGGCTGGCGGTCTCCTGGTTTTTCGGCGTGGAAGCATGAGCGTGGGGATTCTCCATGCGATGCCGTCTTCCCTCCAGCAAGCGGCGGGTCTTGGTACGGGCACGGGTCTTGGTACGGGCATTGCCGAAAGGGCGGCGGCGAATTACACTAGTGGGACGTGCAGAAGAAGGTTGGGGGGGCAAGCATTTGAGAATCGTCGTGGTCGACTATGACCCGGGGTGGCCCGGGGCCTTTGAGCGGGAAGCCGCCGCTTTGCGGACCGTCCTCGGCCACCTCCTGGCGGCCATCCACCACATCGGAAGTACGGCCGTTCCCGGACTCAAGGCCAAGCCGGTCATCGACATCATGCCTGTCGTGACGAACATCTCGGCGGTGGACCTTTTGGCCGGACGGATGCGGGATCTCGGGTACGAGGCCATGGGCGAGGCCGGAATCCCCGGAAGGCGCTACTTTCGGAAAGGCCCGGACCTTCGGACCCATAACGTGCACGTGTTCGAGATGACCAACATGGTGGAAATCGAGAGGCATTTGGCGGTTCGAGACTACCTGCGACGGCACCCGGACGACGCCGCCCGTTATGGGGCGTTGAAAGCCGAGTTGGCCCCGAGGGTCAATGACGACATCTATGCCTACATGGACGGAAAGAACGACTTCGTTCAAGCCTTGCAGCGGACCGCGCTGGCGTGGTCCAGAGCCGGCAGACCGTGACCGCGGCTGACCCGCATGTCCCTTCCATGCATCACCAAGAGGAGAATACACCCGTCGTCGGGAACGTTTGAGCCGACTCGGGCGTCATATAGGCAGGCATAGGCAGGCCCCATTAGCTTTCAAGCCCACAGAAGCGAGGCAAATTGATGAATCCCAATTCCCTTAGCAGCAAACGTAGATGGCTCCTAGCGGTTCGCGTCCTGCTGGTCGTGGCCCTCCTGACCACGGCCGCCCCCCACGTCGCCTCGGCGAACGGGATCAACCTGGTCATCAACGGCCAGAGGATCGTCGCCGACCCGGCACCCTTCGCCATCAACGGGCGGACGCTGGCCCCCTTGCGGCTCATCGCGGAGAAACTCGAGGCCACCGTCGATTGGTACGGCGACACTCAGACGATCAAGATCACCCGGGGCGACCGGCAGGTGATGATGCGCCTCGACAACCGTCTGGTCGACCTGGCCGCCGGCCAGGTGACGATCAGCGACGTGCCTCCGCGCGCCTACGACAGCAGGACCTTCATCCCCCTCAGGCTATTCGCCACCGCCCTCGGGGTTTCCGTGACCTGGGACCAAGCCACCAGCAGCGTCATCGTGGACTCGCGGGTTCCAGTCAGCGGCGCGCCCCCCAAGGTCGTGGCCATCACTTCCGTACAGTCCGGCCAGGTCATCAGCGTGCTCACGGCCATGCAGCTGTCCGTCCTTGGGAGCCTCCCCGCCGGGGCGGCCGAAGTCCGCTATCAGCTGTTGGACCCGGCCACGGGCAGGGGCCCGGTGGTCGGGCGGGGCACCAACCTGACCGCCGCCTACACTCTGCTGCCAGACCCGTTCTACAGCGGCCCCCGCGTGCTCGCCGCCGGCGTCTATGACCAGAAGGGCGGCTTCCTGGCCGGCGACGCGGTTCCCGTGGTTGTCTCACCGGCCGTGCAGGTGGCCCTGACCGGCGTGACCCCAGGTCAGGCCCTCACCGGGGCGGTCAGCCTCGGCAGCACGGTCAACTTCCAGGCCACGTCGGTCAAGTATGAGGCCGTCGACCCGGCCACCGATGCCGGCATCGAACTGGGCAAGGGCGACCCGCAGGGTCAGGTCACCTGGGTTCCCCAGATGGCCGATAACGGCAGCCGGATGATCAGGGTCACCGCCTACGACCGCCTGGGGAAGGCCTATGTCAGCCAGCCAGTCCCGGTCACCGTCGGGGTTGAACGGAAGCTGGCTCTGACCGGCGTGAAAGCCGACGGCACCGTGGACAAGCCCGTCACCCTTGGCATCAGCGCCAACTTCTCGTACAACCTGCTGCAGTACATCCTGCGCGACCCGGCCACCGGCAACCAAGAGGTGCTCTACCAGCATGACGGCTGGGCCACCTACCGTTGGTTCCCCGGGCCGGCTCAGGCTGGCCGCCGCGAGGTTCTGTTGACGGTGACCGACGCCCAGGGCAACACCTTCGAGACGGCCCCGGTGGCGGTGGAGGTCAACGGTGACCCGAAGATCTCCCTCCAGACGATCGGGCCGAACCAGGTTCTGAACGGACAGGTCTCCCTCAAGGCGCTGGCCAACATGCCCCTGGCCGGGATCGAGTACGATCTCGTCAACTCGCAGACCGGCACCTTCCGGGTGCTCGCCGGGGGTCCCGACGCCCTGTCCGAGTATGTCTGGACGCCGGTAAAGGCGGACGACGGCAACTGGCAGGTCAGGGTGATGGGCGTGCTCATCGGCGGCGCTCGCATCTACAGCCCGGCGGTGCCGGTGCGGGTGTTCTCCGGGACCCTTTATGGTCCGAAGCCGATCATCGAGAAGTCCAAGTTCCAAGAGTACGCCTCCGGCCTGGCGGTCAAGACGATGCAGAAGACCGGGATGTCGGCCGCCCTGCAAGTGGCTCAAGCCATCCTCGAGACGGGCTGGGGCCAGTCCTCACCGGTCGACAAGTACTCCGGGAAGGTCTCCTACAACCTCTTCGGGATCAAGGGCAGCGGCCCGGCGGGCTCGGTCACCTCGAACACCTGGGAGGAGTACAACGGCATCTCCTACCGCATCGACGACTCCTTCCGGGCCTACGGCAACGTCACCGAGAGCTGGGACGACCACGCCCAGCTGCTGCTGACCAAGAGCTGGTACGGGCCATTCCGGGCGGTGATGTACGACAGCACGCAGGGGGCGTTGGCCCTGAGACGGTGCGGCTACGCCACCGACTCACAATACCCGGCCAAGCTGATGGACATCATCAATCGCTACGGCCTCTATGAGTTGGACGAGGTGGGGATCTAGACGGGGAGCGGGTCCACTCGGGGTCCGTTGGTTCGCGCGGGTGACTGAGGCTCATGGCCTCAGCGTCTCACCAGCGGCTTCAGCGGCCCGTCCGTCAAAGTCCATTCCTGGCTCCTTGGCGTTCCATCCTCATCCCAGGAAATCCTGGCCACGATGATCTCCTGGCCGGCGAAAGTGGCGAAATCCGGCCCCTTCGCGTCGAAGAAGCACTCACCGGCTATACTCCGGATGGAGATTGCGTCGGCTGGGAAGTCAAAGGGTCCGGCATTATCCTTGATCGAAACGGGCCCCACGGCCCGATTGGATAAGGCCGCCCCTGGGAAGAACTCGACTCTGACCGCTCTGGCCCCGGCCTTCCCCACTTGAAGTACGGTCGTGATCCCGACGCGGCCCAGATCCGGGATGAGGATGCTGGCCATGCCCAGGGTTACCCCGCCCACGACCTGGATATCGGTGGGCTCTCTCGCCGGCGGCTGCGGCGGGAATACCGTCGTGGCCATGATTATGGCCGGTATCGTCAGGGCCGCGAGGCAGAAGGCGAGCGCCAGCCGGATCGAGGTGTCCTTTCGATTGAGCATCTGAATCCCCCCGTTTCCAGTTATGTGGGCCCGGGCGCGAGGGTGCATCTTCGCCGCGGACGCCCGGCTTACCCTCTATCCCCAGGCCTGAACCTCCCAGCGGGTCAGACGAAAAAGCTCGGCCGACGGGTTTGACTCCGTTGGCCGAGCTTTGTGATTCATGGGTGACGAGCCTGCGCGAGGCCGTCAGTCCGCGGACGCCGGCAACCGCTCCTTCGAAACGTGACCGGTCCTGGACTGGGAGGGGGCCAGCTCCGACTTGCGGCCGGGGGTGCTTGCCGCGCCGGCCGGGCGGGAGACCAGAGCGGGCTTCCTCCCCTGGAGGTAGGTCACCCAATAGACGGCCCCGACGAACAGGGTTCCGCCGATGATGTTGCCCAGGGTGACCGGGACGAGGTTGTTATTGATGAATGAGGTCCAGCCGAGAGCGTTGATCTTGTCCGCCGACACGCCGAGGGACATGGCCTGAGTGACCCACGTCGCGTTACCCTTGGCCAGGATGCCGGCGGGGACGTAGAACATGTTGGCGATGCTGTGCTCAAACCCGGAAGTGACGAAGAGCCAGATTGGAAAGAAGATGGCCAGGAGTTTCCCGGCCATGTCCTTGGCCCCCGAGGCCATCCAGACCGCCAGGCAGACCAGCCAGTTGCAGAGGATCCCCATCAACAAGGCGCTTTCCCAGGTCAACCCGACCTTGTAGGTGGCCACCTTGATGGTGTAGCCGCCGAGCATTCCGCCGGAGAAGTTGAACTGGCCGGAGCCGAGGATGAGGAGCACCACGATCATCGACCCGACGAAGTTCCCCAAGTATACGAAGAGCCAGTTCCGCAGGAGTCCGAGCCAGGACGTCCGGCGCTCGAGGCAGGAGACGACGATGAGGGAGTTGCCGGTGAAGAGCTCGGCGCCGGCGACGAGGACCATCATCAGACCAGTGGCGAAGAGGGCGCCGGCAAGGGCCTTGGCGATGCCGACCGATTCGATGGTGTGGGTGGCGACGTTTGAACCCTCGGCGGCGAAAGCGATGAACGCTCCTGCAAGGATTCCGAGCAGGAACAGTTTGATGGCCGGTTGGTTCACCTTCTTGATGCCGGTGTCGACGAAGCCTTGGGTGATCTCAGCCGGAGTCAGGAACCCTCTATCCATGGGAAAAGTCGGCCCCTTTCGATTCTGCAGCGCACCTACGTCGATCGTTGCTGCGATGAGTGGTTGGTTCGGCCTCAGCCTCGAAGCCCGAGCTTTGGCGCAAAAAAAAGCGGCCGGCGTGTTCGCCAGTGCCCGTGGTAGAGGCGATTCTTGAAGCTGCACCTGTGAAAGATATTACCTTCTCTAGCTGGCCTTAGTCAACCCAAAAGAGGCTTCCCGACAAAAAAATGCCCGACCTTCTACTAAGTGATGTTATGCTACTAGGAGCCCGTGTTGGTAACAGCCGGTATTGACCAGGGATGAGGCTTTCGGATACCGAATTCCTAAGTCATGAACAAGACTTTTCGTCCTTACGAGCCCAACCAGGTTCTGCTGTTGCCTCCAGTGTTGCAGGACTGGCTCCCCAAGAATCACGTGATCTACGTGCTGAGCGACATTGTTGATTCACTGGACTTGTCGCTGATCACTGACTACTACGAGCGGGAACTCAGGGGGTATCCGCCGTATCACCCGGTGATGATGGCGAAGGTCCTGATTTACGCGTACTCGCAAGGCGTGTACTCTTCCCGCAAGATCGAGAAGCGCCTCCACGAAGATGTGGCCTTCCGGGTACTGTCGGCCGGCAACACGCCAGACTTCAAGGCCATCAGCGAATTCCGGCGGCGGCACCTGGGCGCGTTCAGGGGCTTGTTTGCGGAGGTGCTTCAGTTATGTCGGCAGGCGGGGATGGTGACGTTGGGCCATGTGGCCATCGACGGCACCAAGATCAAGGCCAACGCCTCCAAGCACAAGGCGATGAGCTACGGCCGGATGCGGAGTGAAGAGGCGCGGCTCAAGGCGGAGATCGAGGAACTGACCCAGAGGGCAGAGCAAATCGACCGGCGTGAAGATGAGCGGTACGGCCCAGATAAGCGGGGCGATGAAATCCCTGAGGAACTGGCCTTCCGGGAAAGCCGCCTGAAGAAGATCCAGGAGGCGAAGGCGGCCCTTGAGGCTGAGGCAAAGGCCAAAGCTCAGGCGGCACCGGAGCCGGACCCAGGTGATCCGCCACGGGGAGGGGGCAAGAAGAAGCGCAAGGCCAAAGACCTTCCCAAGGAGCGCGACCAGCGGAACTTCACCGATCCCGACTCGCGGATTATGCGGTCGGACAAAACGTTTGTGCAAGGGTATAACGGCCAGGCCGCGGTGGATGCAAAGAGCCAGGTCATTGTGGCGGCAGAGGTGACGAACCAAGCAGCGGATGCCCCTCACCTGCCGACAATGGTTAGGCAGATGGCGGAGAACACGGGTATAACGGCCAGGGAAGCCTCGGCGGATGCGGGTTACTACAGCCAAGGGAACGTGGACTTGTTAGCGCAAGAAGGTATTGAGGCCTTCATCCCTCCCGACAAACTCCCGCGCCGCTGGCGCAGAGAGCCTGCACCCAGGGGGCGTATACCTCGCCGGTTGTCTCCCGAGGACCGGATGAGGCGCAAACTGCGCACCAAACGGGGGGCGGCGCGCTACCAGCTCCGACAGGAATCTGTGGAACCGGTGTTTGGGCAAATCAAAGAAGCCCGGGGATTCAGACGGTTTTCACTGCGGGGCTTGGAGAAGGTCCAAGCTGAATGGCAGTTGGTTTGCCTTACCCATAACGCTTTGAAACTGGTCGCAAAATGCCGGTCCACGGCTCTCAAGAAAG
Proteins encoded:
- a CDS encoding zinc ribbon domain-containing protein, with translation MHRRPWFWVGVVCLVLLGLAMMASVGFGIWRLAADGPGFGPSARGGFYEMHGRGMMWPGMMGFGFGPLGTLFPLGLIALAVYAIWGRGYRLHRDDWPVCPVCHRGARPDWRACPYCGTALNRTAAPAAQPAPQPSQPTTPPKEATDPGKE
- the modA gene encoding molybdate ABC transporter substrate-binding protein, which gives rise to MSLIGLFGLVILASLIVLTAAGGCHRVAQPRLTISAAASLRGALTEAAEAYRSGRPRISLSFNFAGSGTLEQQIIEGAPVDLFISAGTREMDALAARGLIDAASRRDLLANRLVLVAAASAAAPAAAKSPLQGWPDLAAPAVRRVAMGFPETVPAGEYGKQVLESLGLWAGLQGKLILAKDVTQVVTYVKTGDVDAGIVYASDARDPALRVVAEAPPGSHSPIVYPAAVVKSSRQQRASREFLSFLSEPEGQAIFAKYGFTAKPD
- the modB gene encoding molybdate ABC transporter permease subunit, with protein sequence MPGWVSPLLLSIRIAIVSTAAVFALGTLAAWASVKRTWPGRAAADVLFTLPLVLPPTVTGYILLLLMGSRGPLGRWLGLLGINPIFTWGAAVIASAVVAFPLMYNSAKVGFQGVDEVYEAAARTLGASEGRVFFTVTLPLAWPGLLAGTVLSFTRALGEFGATLMVAGSIPGRTETMPVAIFMATEAGDTKTAGVLTAILLAFGLVTVGLSRSWSTRRYERRKNLRRV
- a CDS encoding ATP-binding cassette domain-containing protein; its protein translation is MLTARVRKRLPDYTLDIDFTFDQGTLVVCGPSGAGKTTLLDCLAGLTRPDEGHIEFDGRDLYDSATGVNVPPRLRRIGYVFQDYALFPHLTVGQNLRYGLPGNVRAGGEDILKAFGLAHLTNRYPSQLSGGEKQRLALARSLVARPKLLLLDEPWSALDEETRDAVRSEVLEAQRSWDIPFILVTHDRQEAKAIGQAVMSLDRGRAAWL
- a CDS encoding GrpB family protein, yielding MRIVVVDYDPGWPGAFEREAAALRTVLGHLLAAIHHIGSTAVPGLKAKPVIDIMPVVTNISAVDLLAGRMRDLGYEAMGEAGIPGRRYFRKGPDLRTHNVHVFEMTNMVEIERHLAVRDYLRRHPDDAARYGALKAELAPRVNDDIYAYMDGKNDFVQALQRTALAWSRAGRP
- a CDS encoding stalk domain-containing protein gives rise to the protein MNPNSLSSKRRWLLAVRVLLVVALLTTAAPHVASANGINLVINGQRIVADPAPFAINGRTLAPLRLIAEKLEATVDWYGDTQTIKITRGDRQVMMRLDNRLVDLAAGQVTISDVPPRAYDSRTFIPLRLFATALGVSVTWDQATSSVIVDSRVPVSGAPPKVVAITSVQSGQVISVLTAMQLSVLGSLPAGAAEVRYQLLDPATGRGPVVGRGTNLTAAYTLLPDPFYSGPRVLAAGVYDQKGGFLAGDAVPVVVSPAVQVALTGVTPGQALTGAVSLGSTVNFQATSVKYEAVDPATDAGIELGKGDPQGQVTWVPQMADNGSRMIRVTAYDRLGKAYVSQPVPVTVGVERKLALTGVKADGTVDKPVTLGISANFSYNLLQYILRDPATGNQEVLYQHDGWATYRWFPGPAQAGRREVLLTVTDAQGNTFETAPVAVEVNGDPKISLQTIGPNQVLNGQVSLKALANMPLAGIEYDLVNSQTGTFRVLAGGPDALSEYVWTPVKADDGNWQVRVMGVLIGGARIYSPAVPVRVFSGTLYGPKPIIEKSKFQEYASGLAVKTMQKTGMSAALQVAQAILETGWGQSSPVDKYSGKVSYNLFGIKGSGPAGSVTSNTWEEYNGISYRIDDSFRAYGNVTESWDDHAQLLLTKSWYGPFRAVMYDSTQGALALRRCGYATDSQYPAKLMDIINRYGLYELDEVGI
- a CDS encoding formate/nitrite transporter family protein; translation: MDRGFLTPAEITQGFVDTGIKKVNQPAIKLFLLGILAGAFIAFAAEGSNVATHTIESVGIAKALAGALFATGLMMVLVAGAELFTGNSLIVVSCLERRTSWLGLLRNWLFVYLGNFVGSMIVVLLILGSGQFNFSGGMLGGYTIKVATYKVGLTWESALLMGILCNWLVCLAVWMASGAKDMAGKLLAIFFPIWLFVTSGFEHSIANMFYVPAGILAKGNATWVTQAMSLGVSADKINALGWTSFINNNLVPVTLGNIIGGTLFVGAVYWVTYLQGRKPALVSRPAGAASTPGRKSELAPSQSRTGHVSKERLPASAD
- a CDS encoding IS1182 family transposase is translated as MNKTFRPYEPNQVLLLPPVLQDWLPKNHVIYVLSDIVDSLDLSLITDYYERELRGYPPYHPVMMAKVLIYAYSQGVYSSRKIEKRLHEDVAFRVLSAGNTPDFKAISEFRRRHLGAFRGLFAEVLQLCRQAGMVTLGHVAIDGTKIKANASKHKAMSYGRMRSEEARLKAEIEELTQRAEQIDRREDERYGPDKRGDEIPEELAFRESRLKKIQEAKAALEAEAKAKAQAAPEPDPGDPPRGGGKKKRKAKDLPKERDQRNFTDPDSRIMRSDKTFVQGYNGQAAVDAKSQVIVAAEVTNQAADAPHLPTMVRQMAENTGITAREASADAGYYSQGNVDLLAQEGIEAFIPPDKLPRRWRREPAPRGRIPRRLSPEDRMRRKLRTKRGAARYQLRQESVEPVFGQIKEARGFRRFSLRGLEKVQAEWQLVCLTHNALKLVAKCRSTALKKAA